The Acanthochromis polyacanthus isolate Apoly-LR-REF ecotype Palm Island chromosome 17, KAUST_Apoly_ChrSc, whole genome shotgun sequence genome has a window encoding:
- the b3gat1b gene encoding uncharacterized protein b3gat1b isoform X2, with amino-acid sequence MAVVNLVTKTDQMKTCQGFADFFLAIICNMSANYDEVRLVFDRYMKASLKEQMRTKRTKGKSTYYHVKDTTLIQNISLKDFLSDIRTKAELTEYLADKVVRHSRSSNNRLKKFMVTSGTQTKGNVDIPDSLLTHSQEEADMLIILHAVSVPHEAELVVSSPDTDVLLLLVHMYPHLPVSTVFLTGKGRLKRNISVCNIYNNLGQKRASALLGLHALTGSDMSGRFAGRTKDWCFKAFTSCDDEILDALAMLGNDNNLPSDACSQLERFVCVLYRSKIHTTVKELRWFLYSNCAAEGENLPPTSGSLDLHIRRAHYIATIWRKADENHPRLPAPTAFGWTFDAGSSHFSPVRCLNPPAPEAVLHLIKCGCKSGCEERCSCRNNNIPCTEFCGCWVFTCNNKTSQPGINEECEDV; translated from the coding sequence ATGGCTGTGGTAAACTTGGTTACCAAGACCGACCAAATGAAGACGTGTCAAGGTTTTGCGGACTTCTTTCTGGCGATAATTTGCAACATGTCTGCAAACTATGATGAGGTCAGATTGGTGTTCGACAGGTACATGAAAGCATCACTCAAGGAACAGATGAGGACAAAGAGGACCAAGGGAAAGTCAACATATTACCATGTGAAGGACACCACTTTAATCCAGAATATTTCCCTGAAGGACTTTCTCTCGGATATCCGGACCAAAGCAGAGCTCACCGAGTATTTGGCTGACAAGGTTGTACGCCACAGCAGGAGCTCAAACAACAGACTGAAGAAATTTATGGTGACCTCAGGAACACAAACCAAGGGCAATGTTGATATTCCAGACTCGCTTCTCACTCACAGCCAAGAAGAGGCAGACATGTTGATCATACTGCATGCTGTAAGTGTTCCCCATGAAGCAGAACTTGTGGTCAGTTCTCCAGACACGGATGTCTTGTTGCTACTGGTTCACATGTATCCACACTTGCCAGTTTCTACAGTCTTCCTCACTGGAAAGGGGAGGCTGAAGAGGAACATTTCTGTCTGTAACATATACAACAACTTAGGACAAAAGCGCGCTTCTGCACTGTTGGGTCTTCATGCTCTGACAGGCTCCGACATGTCTGGTAGATTTGCTGGCAGAACCAAAGACTGGTGCTTCAAGGCATTCACGTCTTGTGACGATGAGATCCTGGATGCACTAGCAATGCTAGGAAATGACAACAATCTGCCCTCTGATGCATGCTCTCAGCTGGAACGTTTTGTTTGCGTGCTTTATCGATCAAAAATCCACACAACAGTAAAAGAGCTTCGCTGGTTCCTCTACTCAAATTGTGCAGCCGAAGGAGAAAACCTTCCACCAACTTCTGGTTCACTGGACTTACATATTCGGCGTGCACACTACATAGCCACGATTTGGAGGAAAGCTGATGAAAATCACCCACGCCTCCCAGCACCTACTGCATTTGGTTGGACATTTGACGCAGGTTCAAGTCACTTCTCTCCTGTTCGATGTTTGAATCCACCAGCTCCTGAGGCAGTACTGCACCTGATAAAGTGCGGATGCAAAAGTGGATGTGAAGAAAGGTGCAGTTGTCGCAACAACAATATCCCATGTACAGAATTCTGTGGATGTTGGGTTTTCActtgcaacaacaaaacaagccaaCCAGGGATAAATGAAGAGTGTGAAGACGTTTGA
- the b3gat1b gene encoding galactosylgalactosylxylosylprotein 3-beta-glucuronosyltransferase 1 isoform X3 encodes MPKRRDIVTIVLIVLPWTLLITVWHQSAITPLLATRKDDRHDGRSNSRNTFAFKDSCSLQNRDIVEVVRTEYVYSRPPPWSDILPTIHIITPTYSRPVQKAELTRLANTLLHVSNLHWILVEDSQRKTTLVSRLLQDTGLNYTHLNVETPRNYKVRGDTRDPRIPRGTIQRNLALRWLRETFSVNNSQPGIVYFADDDNTYSLELFEEMRSTKRVSVWPVAFVGGLRYESPKVNTLGKVYGWKTVFDPHRPFAIDMAGFAVNLRLILSKPQAYFKLRGVKGGYQESSLLKELVTLSDMEPKAANCTKVLVWHTRTEKPVLVNEGKKGFTDSNVEI; translated from the exons ATGCCGAAGAGACGAGACATCGTCACCATTGTGTTGATTGTGTTGCCTTGGACACTGCTCATCACTGTTTGGCACCAGAGCGCCATCACTCCTCTGCTCGCTACAagaaagg ATGACAGACATGATGGTCGCTCCAACTCCAGGAACACCTTTGCTTTCAAGGACTCCTGCTCCCTACAGAACCGGGACATCGTGGAGGTTGTGCGCACTGAATACGTCTACAGCCGGCCTCCGCCCTGGTCTGACATCCTGCCCACCATTCACATCATCACTCCCACCTACAGCCGCCCAGTGCAGAAGGCAGAGCTGACTCGTCTGGCCAACACTTTGCTCCACGTGTCCAACCTGCACTGGATCCTGGTGGAGGACTCCCAGAGGAAGACCACTCTGGTCAGCCGTCTGCTCCAGGACACAGGGCTCAACTACACCCACCTCAATGTGGAGACACCCAGGAACTATAAGGTACGAGGTGACACCAGGGACCCAAGAATACCACGAGGCACCATACAGAGGAACCTGGCTCTGCGGTGGCTACGAGAGACGTTCAGTGTGAATAACAGCCAGCCTGGGATTGTCTACTTTGCAGATGATGACAACACCTACAGTTTGGAGCTGTTTGAGGAG ATGCGTTCCACTAAAAGAGTGTCGGTGTGGCCAGTGGCCTTTGTGGGTGGCCTACGATATGAGTCCCCAAAAGTTAACACCCTGGGCAAAGTGTACGGCTGGAAAACTGTATTCGACCCTCACCGGCCCTTTGCCATTGACATGGCTGGGTTTGCAGTAAACCTGCGGCTCATTCTGTCCAAACCTCAGGCTTATTTTAAGTTACGTGGGGTGAAGGGAGGATATCAGGAGAGCAGCTTGCTAAAGGAGCTGGTCACTCTCAGTGACATGGAACCTAAAGCTGCTAACTGCACTAAG GTATTAGTATGGCACACACGGACGGAGAAGCCTGTGCTGGTAAATGAGGGCAAGAAAGGATTTACAGACTCCAACGTAGAGATATGA